The DNA sequence GAATCCCCGAATCACTTCGATATTCGACTTCCGGTACGAAGACTTCGTGCTGGAAGCCTACGATCCCCATCCCCACATCAGGGCACCCATATCGGTATGAGGCTGTCCATCATCGCGGCCATGGCCCGGAACCGCGTCATCGGCCGCGACAACCGGTTGCCGTGGCGGTTGCCCGCCGACTGGCGGCGATTCAAACGGCTCACCATGGGCCACCATCTGATCATGGGGAGAAAGACATTCGAGTCCATCGGCAGGCCGTTGCCGGGCCGGATCTCCATCGTGCTCACCGGACGGCGTTCCTATGCGCCCGCGGGAGTCCAGGTGGCGGCCTCCCTGGAAGACGCCCTCCGCTTGGCTCAAGGTGACAAAGAAGTCTTCGTCGGAGGCGGCGCCGGAGTCTACCGCCAGACCTTG is a window from the Acidobacteriota bacterium genome containing:
- a CDS encoding dihydrofolate reductase — encoded protein: MRLSIIAAMARNRVIGRDNRLPWRLPADWRRFKRLTMGHHLIMGRKTFESIGRPLPGRISIVLTGRRSYAPAGVQVAASLEDALRLAQGDKEVFVGGGAGVYRQTL